A region of Vitis vinifera cultivar Pinot Noir 40024 chromosome 13, ASM3070453v1 DNA encodes the following proteins:
- the LOC100854862 gene encoding uncharacterized protein LOC100854862 produces MDGSIGNVPIMSESIRRYLFEKAMEGDWEAVVTTYEDQPWAGREKITKGNTALHIAVLDRQESIVQKLVQVIGNQKDVLDIKKEQGDTPLHLAAAIGNVSMCLHIACGHPYLVGVCNKELETPLFVAARHGKIGAFFCLLDMSGSRAQFYGKLRNKNGETILHCAIAGGHSKLAYLMALQYEDLVNTISDRGASPLHLRANKPTAFRSGTHLSPVDKLIYHCILVPEVHRPLGDDKNSKKQTRTDLLRVLWSKINVFTGG; encoded by the exons ATGGATGGAAGCATTGGAAATGTTCCAATAATGAGTGAATCAATCAGGAGATACTTATTTGAAAAAGCCATGGAAGGAGATTGGGAAGCAGTGGTGACGACATACGAGGACCAGCCCTGGGCCGGCAGGGAAAAGATCACGAAAGGCAACACAGCGCTCCATATAGCTGTCTTGGATCGTCAAGAAAGCATTGTTCAAAAACTAGTGCAGGTTATTGGTAACCAAAAGGATGTTCTCGACATAAAAAAGGAGCAAGGGGATACCCCTCTCCATTTGGCAGCAGCAATAGGAAATGTTTCAATGTGCTTACACATTGCTTGCGGCCATCCATACCTCGTGGGTGTTTGCAACAAAGAACTCGAAACTCCTCTCTTCGTGGCTGCTCGCCATGGTAAGATTGGCGCTTTCTTTTGCCTTCTGGATATGTCTGGAAGCCGAGCCCAATTTTATGGGAAGCTTCGGAACAAAAATGGTGAAACAATTCTTCACTGTGCCATCGCTGGAGGACACTCCA AATTGGCATATCTAATGGCTCTACAGTACGAAGATCTTGTTAACACCATCAGCGACAGGGGAGCCAGCCCTCTCCATTTACGGGCAAATAAGCCTACTGCATTCAGAAGTGGAACTCACCTCAGTCCGGTTGACAAACTCATTTATCATT GTATACTTGTCCCTGAGGTCCACCGCCCACTTGGAGATGACAAGAactctaaaaaacaaacacgTACCGACTTATTGCGAGTGCTTTGGAGCAAGATTAATGTATTTACAGGTGGGTGA
- the LOC100247143 gene encoding transcription factor ORG2, with the protein MLAFSPPSFPTLGWPLEDPISHAQNYIYGETETSESFLHLSSSQPQVELNCSTPSAAVRGNPTMVKKLNHNASERDRRKKINSLYSSMRSLLPSADQVKKLSIPSTVSRVLKYIPELQRQVERLIQKKEEFLSKISREGDPIHLENQRNGTLGSSLSAVSARRLSDREIVVQISTFNVHENPLSEVLSNLEEDGLLVINASSFESFGGRVFYNLHLQVEGTQGMECELLSEKLLSLCERREAFP; encoded by the exons ATGTTAGCATTCTCCCCTCCATCGTTTCCAACCCTTGGATGGCCCTTGGAGGATCCCATAAGCCATGCACAGAACTACATATATGGAGAAACAGAAACTTCAGAATCGTTTCTTCACTTATCCTCATCTCAGCCACAAGTGGAACTCAATTGCTCCACCCCATCTGCAGCAGTTCGTGGTAATCCCACGATGGTTAAGAAACTTAACCACAACGCCAGTGAGCGGGATCGTCGGAAGAAGATCAACAGCTTGTACTCCTCTATGCGTTCACTACTTCCATCAGCTGATCAAGTG AAGAAATTAAGCATTCCTTCGACAGTTTCACGTGTGCTAAAATACATACCAGAACTGCAACGACAAGTGGAGAGATTGattcaaaagaaagaagagtTTTTATCAAAGATTTCTAGGGAAGGAGATCCAATTCACctagaaaatcaaagaaatggcACACTTGGAAGCTCTTTATCTGCTGTTTCAGCAAGAAGGCTTAGTGACAGGGAAATTGTGGTTCAGATATCCACATTTAATGTCCATGAGAATCCTCTTTCTGAGGTTTTGTCAAATTTGGAGGAGGATGGGCTTCTTGTAATCAATGCATCATCTTTTGAGTCCTTTGGAGGGAGGGTGTTCTACAACTTACATCTTCAG GTTGAAGGAACTCAAGGAATGGAGTGTGAGTTGTTGAGCGAGAAGCTACTTTCATTGTGTGAAAGGAGAGAGGCTTTTCCATGA